The following are encoded in a window of Cycloclasticus pugetii PS-1 genomic DNA:
- a CDS encoding TonB-dependent receptor plug domain-containing protein, translating into MKIVKSPLFARKNLLFAFYIAFITPFAVANEINDLSFFNTEIPIVLSATRLAQPQTEAPATITIIDRQLIKLSGAKAIPELFRLVPGFHVAHFRGNEPVVAYQGLSGEFPQGVQVLIDGRSVYSPLFGGVDWSNLPIMMEDIERIEVIRGPNGSSFGSNAFQAVINITTSHAVQTNDFQVKSTLGERGYQRTLLTGSHSFGDIDVRLSASHIDDNGYANNDDDSRHDSLTGRLDYQITHLDSLQLNFGIINTLRETHTPGTLLDPFDPPRNTDDSQHSIHAKWEHSTPDDQLFITQASYTRHLHKDKFTTFFDANNIGLGFMGSSVSRLDFTEYFDRYDMEFEHQFHFNDQVRVSWGLGSRIDRVYLPLLQNSTQKLDNSIQRIFSNVEWRPEHNLIINMGALWEHSQLSGDDLSPRLAVNYLLTPSQSIRFSASHSIRAPVLVENNLNADASIESISIPGLVLNQPLLRTKAGLDPETVDSLEAGYHGLFFNNALTVDLKLFRNEYDNLIDVKGLATDATLSLFGIPIATADLGTKVQTVDNLHYANINGYEIELNYRPDANNLVHLGYAYNHTNVGRITHNDIENIRSSVPKDVFNILVSHTFDNNLWASIAFYYTSSMEYLDSGNPQGPLRRLDINTGKSFNLSQRQEIDLSFNLQLALDKNKDFLNEFELDNRAFVELTYRYD; encoded by the coding sequence ATGAAGATAGTTAAAAGCCCCCTTTTTGCTAGAAAAAATCTCTTATTCGCTTTTTATATTGCCTTCATCACACCTTTTGCCGTTGCAAATGAGATAAACGATTTATCTTTTTTTAATACCGAGATTCCTATTGTCTTATCTGCCACTCGGTTAGCACAACCACAAACCGAAGCACCGGCAACGATCACCATCATTGACCGTCAACTGATCAAACTATCGGGGGCAAAAGCCATTCCCGAATTATTTAGATTAGTACCCGGCTTTCATGTTGCTCACTTTCGTGGCAATGAACCTGTTGTTGCTTATCAGGGGCTTAGTGGTGAATTCCCCCAAGGCGTTCAAGTATTAATTGATGGGCGCTCTGTTTATAGTCCCCTTTTTGGTGGTGTTGACTGGTCAAATCTTCCTATCATGATGGAAGATATTGAAAGAATTGAAGTTATCCGTGGTCCGAACGGCTCCTCCTTTGGTTCGAATGCATTCCAAGCAGTCATCAATATCACCACATCACATGCGGTGCAAACAAATGATTTTCAAGTTAAAAGCACGCTCGGTGAAAGGGGCTATCAACGCACGCTCCTAACTGGTAGCCATTCCTTTGGAGATATCGACGTTAGACTCTCCGCTTCACACATTGATGATAACGGCTACGCCAATAATGATGACGATAGCCGTCATGACTCGCTGACCGGGCGATTGGATTACCAAATTACTCATCTCGATAGCTTGCAATTGAATTTCGGTATCATCAATACCTTAAGGGAAACACATACACCTGGCACTTTATTAGATCCTTTTGACCCACCTAGAAACACTGATGACTCGCAGCATTCAATTCATGCTAAATGGGAACATTCAACACCTGATGATCAACTGTTTATTACTCAAGCTTCCTATACCAGACACCTACACAAAGACAAATTTACAACTTTCTTTGATGCCAACAATATAGGTTTAGGCTTTATGGGGAGCTCCGTTAGTCGTCTCGACTTCACCGAGTACTTTGATCGATATGATATGGAATTTGAGCATCAATTTCATTTTAATGATCAAGTTCGCGTTTCTTGGGGCCTTGGCAGTAGAATCGATCGTGTCTATTTACCTCTTTTACAAAACTCTACACAGAAACTTGATAATTCTATTCAGCGCATCTTTAGTAATGTTGAGTGGCGCCCCGAACATAATTTAATTATCAACATGGGCGCACTTTGGGAGCATTCTCAATTATCAGGTGATGATCTGTCACCACGGTTGGCAGTAAACTACCTGCTAACGCCTTCACAAAGTATTAGGTTTTCTGCCTCTCATTCCATTAGAGCTCCAGTCTTAGTTGAAAATAATTTAAATGCCGATGCGTCAATAGAGTCTATTAGCATACCGGGGCTGGTATTGAATCAACCTTTATTACGAACCAAAGCTGGGCTTGACCCTGAAACAGTAGACTCACTCGAAGCAGGCTACCATGGTTTGTTTTTTAATAACGCACTCACCGTAGACCTTAAGTTATTTAGAAATGAGTACGACAACCTGATTGACGTAAAGGGCCTAGCAACTGACGCGACCCTGTCACTATTTGGCATCCCTATAGCTACCGCTGACCTTGGCACCAAAGTTCAAACAGTCGACAACCTGCATTATGCAAATATAAACGGCTATGAAATTGAACTGAACTATCGACCCGATGCAAATAACTTAGTTCACCTAGGGTATGCATACAACCATACCAATGTTGGGAGAATCACTCACAATGATATTGAAAATATTCGCAGCTCTGTACCAAAAGATGTTTTTAATATTTTGGTCTCCCATACGTTTGATAATAATTTATGGGCTAGCATTGCTTTCTACTACACTAGTAGCATGGAGTATTTAGACTCGGGTAACCCACAAGGTCCGTTAAGGCGCTTAGATATTAATACAGGAAAATCATTTAACCTATCACAACGCCAAGAAATAGACCTTAGCTTTAACCTACAACTGGCTCTTGATAAAAACAAAGACTTCCTGAATGAATTTGAACTCGATAACCGAGCATTTGTCGAACTAACCTATAGGTATGACTAA
- the cysM gene encoding cysteine synthase CysM, with protein MTYPTIEDFVGNTPLVRLQRMDSTTNTILLKLEGNNPAGSVKDRPAINMIQQAELRGDIKPGDRLIEATSGNTGIALAMAAAIKGYKMTLIMPDNMSAERRASMKAYGADIVLTPAAGSMEAAIDLARQMEQQGKGTILDQFANPDNPLSHYNGTGPEIWRDTSGEVTHFISSMGTTGTIMGTSMYLKEKNNDIQVIGVQPEGDSKIPGIRRWPEEYLPKIYDRSRVDDILEVNQQQAEQTMRALAQREGIFCGVSSGGATHVALELSKRLSHATIVVVICDRGDRYISTGVFPD; from the coding sequence ATGACTTACCCAACCATTGAAGATTTTGTTGGAAACACGCCGCTCGTCAGGTTACAGCGGATGGACTCAACAACAAATACTATTTTGTTGAAGCTTGAGGGTAATAACCCAGCAGGCTCTGTTAAAGATAGGCCTGCCATTAACATGATTCAACAAGCGGAGTTACGTGGTGATATTAAGCCTGGAGACCGTTTGATTGAAGCGACTAGCGGAAACACAGGCATCGCTTTGGCAATGGCTGCGGCTATTAAAGGCTACAAAATGACACTCATCATGCCAGATAACATGAGTGCAGAACGGCGTGCATCAATGAAGGCTTACGGGGCCGATATTGTTTTAACACCGGCCGCTGGCAGTATGGAGGCGGCGATCGATCTAGCAAGGCAGATGGAGCAGCAGGGCAAAGGCACGATTTTGGATCAATTTGCTAACCCAGATAACCCTTTATCGCACTATAACGGCACGGGACCTGAAATTTGGCGCGACACGTCAGGAGAGGTAACCCACTTTATTAGTTCAATGGGGACGACCGGAACGATTATGGGTACCTCAATGTACTTAAAAGAAAAAAATAATGATATTCAGGTGATTGGTGTTCAGCCGGAAGGTGATTCTAAAATTCCAGGAATCCGCCGTTGGCCTGAAGAGTATTTGCCAAAAATTTATGATCGTTCACGTGTTGACGACATTCTTGAAGTTAATCAGCAGCAAGCCGAACAGACAATGCGAGCCTTAGCGCAGCGAGAAGGCATTTTTTGTGGTGTCTCGTCTGGTGGGGCCACTCATGTTGCTTTAGAGCTTTCAAAGCGTTTAAGCCATGCAACAATTGTTGTTGTTATTTGTGACAGAGGTGACCGGTATATTTCGACAGGAGTTTTTCCGGATTAA
- the rlmD gene encoding 23S rRNA (uracil(1939)-C(5))-methyltransferase RlmD: MARRRNRRKNLPPETATATIESLAHDGRGVAHVDDKAVFIAGALPGEDVVFEYSKKKKDFAEGRVTEVLKASDDRVEPGCQHYSICGGCSFQHIDPEKQILAKQGILLDQFKSIAKLEDVELWPALTGPFWGYRHRARLGVKDVVKKGRVLVGFREKASPFLAEIEKCEVLHPSVGQRLMDLSSLIGNLSIKDKIPQIEVSICDSRTALVFRILESLSEEDIAVLKRFEVSADVDIYTQSKGPDTIIPLSGEKAPLSYQLPNNVSLFFGPSDFVQVNVDINRSMINRALETLALNENDNVLDLFCGLGNFTLPMARVAGHVTGVEGSDELIIRAKQNADKNGLDNVDFYTANLMEAVAEEPWTKKKYNKVLIDPPRLGAKEILPYLPKWGAEQVLYVSCNPSTLARDSAILVNELGYTLKKAGVMDMFPHTSHVESIALFEK; this comes from the coding sequence ATGGCTAGACGTAGGAATAGAAGAAAGAACTTACCGCCTGAAACGGCAACAGCAACAATAGAATCGTTAGCCCACGATGGTCGCGGTGTGGCACATGTAGATGATAAGGCGGTTTTTATCGCAGGTGCGCTACCAGGCGAAGACGTTGTTTTTGAATACAGTAAAAAGAAAAAAGATTTTGCCGAAGGCCGTGTTACTGAGGTGTTAAAAGCATCTGACGACCGTGTTGAGCCGGGCTGCCAGCATTACAGTATTTGTGGTGGCTGTAGTTTTCAGCACATTGATCCTGAGAAACAAATTCTTGCCAAGCAAGGCATTTTGCTCGATCAGTTTAAAAGCATAGCTAAACTCGAAGATGTTGAGTTATGGCCTGCGTTAACAGGGCCTTTTTGGGGTTATCGTCACCGGGCGCGTTTAGGCGTGAAAGATGTCGTAAAAAAAGGCCGAGTGCTGGTAGGGTTTAGAGAAAAAGCCAGCCCTTTTTTGGCTGAAATTGAAAAATGTGAGGTGTTACATCCCTCAGTTGGGCAACGCCTAATGGATTTGTCATCGTTGATTGGCAACTTATCGATTAAAGATAAAATTCCGCAGATCGAAGTGTCTATTTGCGATAGCCGAACAGCATTAGTTTTTAGAATTCTCGAGTCGTTAAGTGAAGAGGATATAGCGGTATTAAAACGTTTTGAAGTGTCTGCTGATGTAGATATTTATACCCAATCCAAAGGCCCAGATACCATTATCCCATTAAGCGGTGAAAAAGCACCGCTCAGTTACCAATTGCCGAATAATGTAAGTTTGTTCTTTGGCCCTAGCGACTTTGTTCAAGTTAATGTTGATATTAATCGCTCTATGATTAATAGAGCGCTAGAAACACTGGCGTTAAATGAAAATGATAACGTGCTTGATCTATTTTGTGGTTTAGGAAACTTTACGCTACCAATGGCTCGAGTGGCAGGTCATGTAACCGGTGTTGAAGGCAGTGATGAGCTGATTATACGGGCAAAACAAAATGCCGATAAGAATGGCTTGGACAACGTGGATTTTTATACCGCTAATTTAATGGAAGCTGTCGCTGAGGAACCTTGGACGAAGAAAAAATACAATAAAGTATTAATTGACCCACCTCGTTTAGGCGCAAAAGAAATCCTACCTTATTTGCCAAAGTGGGGCGCTGAACAGGTGCTTTATGTGTCTTGTAACCCATCTACGCTTGCACGTGATTCAGCTATTTTAGTGAATGAATTAGGCTATACATTAAAAAAGGCCGGTGTCATGGATATGTTTCCGCATACCTCGCATGTCGAATCGATCGCGTTATTTGAAAAATAA
- a CDS encoding L,D-transpeptidase, which translates to MNRPKLNIIISISDQLLALYNSDRLIKSYPVCTAKNGAGELFGSECTPRGKHIIRAKIGAGQLSGSVFVGRRFTGEIYQHGFAKSQPNRDWILTRILWLSGLEKGKNRLGQVDTMRRYIYIHGAPDELVTSTPSSHGCIRMLNTDVIELFDRVSVGSSVLINE; encoded by the coding sequence ATGAATCGCCCTAAACTGAACATAATAATCAGTATTAGCGATCAGTTATTAGCGTTATATAACAGTGACCGATTGATTAAGTCCTATCCGGTATGCACCGCAAAAAATGGTGCCGGTGAACTGTTTGGTAGTGAGTGTACCCCACGAGGGAAACATATCATTCGCGCAAAAATAGGTGCTGGTCAGTTGTCAGGCAGTGTGTTTGTAGGTCGCCGTTTTACAGGTGAAATTTACCAACATGGCTTTGCAAAAAGCCAGCCGAATAGAGACTGGATATTGACTAGAATTTTGTGGCTGTCTGGTTTAGAAAAAGGCAAAAATCGTTTAGGTCAGGTTGATACGATGCGGCGTTATATTTATATTCATGGTGCACCTGATGAACTGGTGACCTCTACACCCTCGTCACATGGATGTATTCGAATGTTAAATACAGATGTTATTGAGCTTTTTGATCGGGTATCGGTTGGGTCTAGTGTGTTAATTAATGAATAG
- a CDS encoding flagellar basal body-associated FliL family protein: MRFVALLLGLMFISPFTVANEETSAEAIYLPLTPQFTVNLLGDNHYLRTSIQLQLRNNEIKESIEAHNPAIRHALIVLLSNNYVENISSGSDKIELQNRAVQVLNTTLKKYAKKEGVEAVFFTEFVSQ; the protein is encoded by the coding sequence ATGCGTTTTGTTGCTTTACTTTTAGGCCTTATGTTTATTTCCCCCTTCACTGTTGCCAATGAGGAAACTTCTGCAGAAGCCATCTATCTACCGCTAACACCTCAGTTCACTGTAAACCTATTGGGCGACAATCATTATTTGCGCACCAGTATTCAATTACAACTACGTAACAATGAAATAAAAGAGTCGATAGAGGCTCATAACCCTGCTATTCGCCACGCACTTATTGTATTGCTAAGCAATAATTATGTGGAAAATATTTCCAGCGGCAGCGATAAAATAGAATTACAAAACCGAGCAGTGCAAGTTCTAAACACCACACTAAAAAAATACGCTAAAAAAGAAGGCGTAGAAGCTGTCTTTTTTACTGAGTTTGTTTCTCAATAA
- the nagZ gene encoding beta-N-acetylhexosaminidase, with translation MKSPMPLGPLMIDIDSVELSAVDREVLKHPLVGGVILFSRNYDSIEQVSVLCDEIHRLRAEPLLLAVDHEGGRVQRFKEGFTPIPCMQMLGECYQEDKENALNYARQVAWLMAMELRQVGVDFSFAPVLDIDYACSDVIGDRAFSSDKKIVVELAEAFQQGLAEAGMASIGKHFPGHGAVAPDSHVAIPIDERSLEDILQDDVYPFRQLIQAGMKGIMPAHVIYQQVDEMPAGFSEFWLQTILRQQLGFQGAIFSDDLTMQGASVVGDIGQRAQQALKAGGDMALICNDRSAAEQVIDHLNGVEINTNSIERLKKMRPTTRLPEGHLQDSLKWQQCRKIIDGFN, from the coding sequence ATGAAATCGCCTATGCCCCTTGGGCCTTTAATGATTGATATTGACAGTGTGGAATTATCGGCCGTTGATCGAGAGGTTCTTAAACACCCTCTAGTGGGCGGTGTTATCCTTTTTTCAAGGAATTATGACAGTATTGAACAAGTCTCAGTGCTTTGTGATGAAATTCATCGTTTAAGAGCAGAGCCGTTGTTGCTAGCTGTTGATCATGAAGGTGGGCGAGTGCAGCGCTTTAAAGAGGGGTTTACCCCCATCCCTTGTATGCAAATGTTAGGTGAGTGCTATCAGGAAGATAAGGAAAATGCTCTTAATTATGCGCGGCAAGTGGCTTGGTTAATGGCAATGGAATTGAGGCAGGTGGGAGTTGATTTTAGTTTTGCACCAGTGCTGGATATTGATTACGCTTGCAGCGATGTTATAGGCGATCGTGCGTTTTCGAGTGATAAAAAAATCGTTGTTGAGTTGGCTGAAGCATTCCAGCAAGGGCTGGCTGAAGCAGGCATGGCAAGCATCGGTAAGCATTTTCCTGGGCATGGTGCAGTAGCACCTGATTCTCATGTTGCGATTCCAATTGATGAGCGTTCATTAGAAGACATTTTACAAGATGATGTGTACCCCTTTAGGCAGCTCATACAAGCAGGAATGAAAGGCATTATGCCGGCGCATGTGATTTATCAACAGGTTGATGAAATGCCAGCCGGTTTTTCTGAGTTTTGGTTGCAAACTATTTTGCGTCAGCAATTAGGCTTTCAAGGTGCTATATTCAGTGATGACCTGACCATGCAGGGTGCTAGTGTAGTTGGTGATATTGGACAACGAGCGCAGCAGGCGTTAAAGGCGGGTGGCGATATGGCACTTATCTGTAATGATCGAAGCGCAGCCGAACAGGTTATTGATCACTTAAATGGTGTTGAAATAAACACTAACTCTATCGAAAGGTTAAAAAAAATGCGACCGACAACAAGGCTTCCTGAAGGCCATCTTCAAGATTCTTTAAAGTGGCAACAATGCCGAAAGATCATTGATGGGTTTAACTAA
- a CDS encoding hypoxanthine-guanine phosphoribosyltransferase, producing MGLTKLMMPLTEIEWVKKNSTCLLDGAAVEQMYNTLAVEITEECGDKNPLILCVMTGAIVAVGSLIPKLDFALEVDYIHATRYHRDLVGGRLEWKQLPATPIQGRTVIIVDDVLDEGITMAHIKAYCEEQGAASCYTAVLVDKDLNKQKPLRADFVGYHSGKQYLFGLGMDYKGYLRNINGLYACPENIEELVCQS from the coding sequence ATGGGTTTAACTAAGCTGATGATGCCTTTAACAGAAATAGAGTGGGTAAAGAAAAACAGTACCTGTTTGTTGGATGGCGCAGCTGTAGAGCAGATGTACAATACACTGGCTGTTGAAATTACTGAAGAATGTGGGGATAAGAACCCACTTATTCTTTGCGTTATGACCGGTGCAATTGTAGCCGTTGGTAGCTTAATACCTAAATTGGATTTCGCATTAGAAGTTGATTATATCCATGCGACACGTTACCACCGTGATCTGGTTGGGGGGCGACTTGAGTGGAAGCAACTTCCCGCCACGCCGATACAAGGTCGAACAGTTATTATTGTTGATGATGTGTTGGATGAAGGTATCACAATGGCGCATATAAAAGCGTATTGCGAGGAACAAGGTGCTGCCTCTTGTTATACAGCTGTTTTAGTGGATAAAGATTTAAACAAGCAAAAGCCCTTGCGGGCTGATTTTGTTGGCTACCATAGTGGTAAGCAATATTTGTTTGGTTTAGGCATGGATTACAAAGGCTACCTAAGAAACATAAATGGTTTATATGCCTGCCCAGAAAATATTGAGGAACTAGTATGTCAAAGCTAG
- a CDS encoding S-methyl-5'-thioinosine phosphorylase: MSKLAIIGGTGLSKLVNLERVRKRVVKTPYGEPSSPITFGELNGVDIVFMARHGYGHNIPPHRINYRANMWALKEVGVTDVVAIAAVGGINRSMPPASLVLPDQLIDYTWGRASTYFEDDLEHVTHIDFTTPYSVELRKKIKRAMYKAEIAVFDKAVYACMQGPRLETAAEIIKLERDGCDLVGMTGMPEAALARELALNYACCALVVNWAAGLEGGEISMRDIEGHAEAGMIKVEHLLKVLVYEMKVDE; this comes from the coding sequence ATGTCAAAGCTAGCGATTATTGGCGGCACTGGTTTAAGCAAACTTGTTAATTTGGAGCGTGTCCGTAAGCGAGTGGTTAAAACCCCCTATGGTGAACCTTCATCACCGATCACTTTTGGTGAATTAAATGGCGTTGATATTGTGTTTATGGCACGTCATGGGTATGGTCATAATATTCCACCACACAGAATTAATTACCGGGCAAATATGTGGGCCTTGAAAGAAGTGGGTGTAACGGATGTTGTTGCAATCGCTGCTGTTGGCGGTATTAATCGATCAATGCCACCCGCGAGTCTTGTTCTGCCAGATCAGTTAATTGACTATACATGGGGGCGAGCCTCAACGTACTTTGAGGATGATCTAGAGCACGTTACTCACATAGATTTTACAACCCCGTATTCGGTGGAGCTGAGAAAAAAAATAAAGCGCGCAATGTATAAAGCGGAAATCGCTGTTTTCGACAAAGCTGTTTACGCTTGTATGCAAGGCCCAAGGTTAGAAACGGCAGCCGAAATAATAAAATTAGAGCGCGATGGTTGTGATTTAGTTGGTATGACAGGCATGCCTGAAGCAGCGTTAGCTAGAGAGTTGGCACTAAATTATGCCTGCTGTGCTTTGGTGGTTAATTGGGCGGCAGGTTTAGAAGGTGGTGAAATTAGTATGCGAGACATAGAAGGCCATGCAGAAGCGGGCATGATCAAAGTGGAGCATTTATTGAAAGTGCTGGTATATGAAATGAAAGTGGATGAATAA
- a CDS encoding DUF3581 family protein, which yields MDIKKFYKIDDQKVSFTRQQASLFAKSVAGDFNPLHDVETKRFCVPGDLLFAVALTELGVSQSMRFSFESMVTEQTVVTLPEKLSEQFILSDQNNKSMMTVQCSGEQSNNDKFISSLIEKYVQFSGRTFPEILIDLMQKKGVMINPARPLIIYKDMVIEIHSFLEGSLDLEFSGASMRVDGKKGSVKLEFNLFVDGQAIGHGTKDMVVSGLRPFEQSAIDSIVDEYNAVKLAYVS from the coding sequence ATGGATATAAAAAAGTTTTATAAAATAGACGATCAAAAAGTTAGTTTTACAAGGCAGCAAGCCAGCCTTTTTGCTAAATCAGTAGCTGGTGACTTTAACCCATTGCATGATGTTGAGACAAAACGATTTTGTGTACCAGGGGATTTATTATTTGCGGTAGCGTTAACGGAATTAGGTGTTAGCCAATCAATGCGTTTTAGCTTTGAAAGCATGGTGACCGAGCAAACGGTTGTTACTTTGCCTGAGAAGCTGAGTGAGCAGTTTATTTTGTCTGATCAAAATAATAAGTCGATGATGACGGTTCAGTGTTCTGGGGAACAGAGCAACAACGATAAGTTTATTTCGAGTTTGATTGAGAAATATGTTCAATTCTCAGGTCGAACATTTCCAGAAATACTTATCGATTTAATGCAAAAGAAAGGGGTGATGATTAACCCTGCTCGGCCATTAATTATTTATAAAGATATGGTCATTGAAATTCATTCGTTTCTAGAAGGTTCATTGGATCTCGAGTTTTCTGGTGCGTCGATGCGTGTTGATGGTAAAAAAGGCAGTGTGAAGCTTGAATTTAATTTGTTTGTGGATGGTCAAGCCATAGGGCATGGTACAAAAGATATGGTGGTCAGCGGTTTGAGGCCTTTTGAACAATCGGCGATTGACAGCATTGTAGATGAATATAATGCGGTTAAATTAGCCTATGTGAGCTAG
- a CDS encoding CsiV family protein: MTATRLFSYALILIVLSYNIQAFADNESSTQPSTWYSIEYLIFENKSLSNQTLEPWTSAAFKIPDNAIRLSNVSSNTAFKPLAPNQQQLYGVYNRLEKLSSYTPIAHAGWVQPLQQKGERKPVQISHQTGPLQLEGTLTFHRGRFLHLDIDLQLSEMNSLAITQTNLSQRFHEPVTLYRLTETRRIKTDESHYFDHPRFGILAIVKKIDSPN, translated from the coding sequence ATGACAGCAACACGATTATTTTCATATGCTTTAATTCTTATTGTGCTTTCATACAACATTCAGGCGTTTGCCGACAATGAAAGCTCAACTCAGCCAAGCACTTGGTACAGTATTGAATACCTCATTTTCGAAAACAAATCATTGAGTAACCAAACGTTAGAGCCTTGGACAAGCGCAGCCTTCAAAATACCTGACAATGCCATCAGGCTGAGCAATGTATCTAGCAATACAGCCTTTAAGCCTTTAGCACCCAACCAACAACAACTTTACGGCGTTTATAATCGGTTAGAAAAGCTATCCTCATATACACCCATCGCTCATGCGGGGTGGGTTCAACCACTTCAACAAAAAGGCGAGCGGAAGCCTGTACAAATTAGCCACCAAACTGGGCCTTTACAACTTGAGGGGACACTTACTTTTCACCGTGGACGGTTTTTACACCTAGACATTGATTTGCAGTTGAGTGAGATGAACTCGTTAGCGATAACTCAAACCAATCTTTCACAACGTTTTCATGAACCTGTTACCTTATACCGATTAACAGAAACTCGGCGAATAAAAACGGATGAATCACACTATTTTGATCATCCGCGTTTTGGTATTTTGGCTATTGTGAAAAAAATTGACTCGCCTAATTAA